A single genomic interval of Gossypium raimondii isolate GPD5lz chromosome 11, ASM2569854v1, whole genome shotgun sequence harbors:
- the LOC105803319 gene encoding anthocyanidin-3-O-glucoside rhamnosyltransferase produces MAGGEAKEIHAVMFPYFAFGHISPFIQLSNKLSLHGFRISFLTPPGNVSRIKSSFLVTSTIQIIPIQIPKVQGLPTHLHNTSEMTPAMHELLKEAVDLMQPQIKTLLSELRPQFVFFDFAHHWVPKLCSQLGIKTLSFSVFSAISGAYVTVPARFIGVETEEPTVDDLKKPPCGYPQTSFTSLKAFQAQDLSYVYKSFNGRPAVYHTAVDGFNSCSAIVLKSCNEMEGPYVDFIKTQYQKPVLLTGPLTPDPPSGVLDEKWATWLAQHPPESVIFCSFGSETFLKDDQLKELATGLELTGLPFILVVNFPGGVEARAELDRVLPKGFMEAIKGRGVVHSGWVQQQLILAHESVGCCICHSGFSSIMEALMNDCQLVLLPLKGDQFLNAKLVAGDMKAGVEVSRREEDGYFSKENIKEAVETVMVDVDKEAGVSIRQNHMKWKDFLLNAEIQDKLISNLVEQLKAMA; encoded by the coding sequence ATGGCGGGTGGTGAAGCTAAAGAGATCCATGCAGTGATGTTCCCCTATTTTGCTTTCGGCCATATTAGCCCATTCATTCAACTCTCTAACAAGCTTTCCCTTCATGGATTTCGAATATCTTTCCTCACGCCTCCCGGTAATGTTTCACGCATCAAATCTTCATTTCTTGTCACCTCAACCATCCAAATCATCCCCATCCAGATTCCCAAGGTCCAAGGCCTTCCTACTCATCTCCACAACACCTCTGAGATGACACCTGCAATGCACGAGCTCCTCAAGGAGGCCGTGGATCTCATGCAGCCTCAAATCAAAACTCTCCTCTCAGAGCTCCGACCCCAGTTTGTCTTCTTTGATTTCGCCCATCACTGGGTTCCCAAACTCTGCTCTCAACTTGGCATCAAGACGCTTTCCTTCTCCGTCTTCTCTGCCATCTCTGGTGCTTACGTTACTGTCCCCGCAAGATTTATTGGAGTTGAAACTGAGGAGCCCACCGTTGACGATCTAAAGAAACCGCCATGCGGCTACCCGCAAACCTCCTTTACCTCTCTCAAAGCATTCCAGGCGCAAGACTTGTCTTATGTTTACAAGAGCTTTAATGGTCGCCCTGCGGTTTACCATACAGCCGTTGACGGCTTCAACAGTTGCAGTGCTATAGTTTTGAAAAGCTGCAACGAAATGGAAGGTCCTTACGTTGATTTCATCAAGACCCAATATCAAAAGCCAGTTTTATTAACTGGTCCACTTACTCCAGACCCACCCTCCGGTGTGCTCGACGAGAAATGGGCAACTTGGTTGGCTCAACATCCACCCGAGTCTGTCATATTTTGCTCTTTTGGCAGCGAAACGTTTCTCAAAGATGATCAATTAAAAGAACTGGCTACTGGTTTGGAGCTCACAGGATTGCCATTTATTCTGGTAGTGAACTTCCCGGGTGGAGTGGAAGCCCGGGCGGAGCTTGACAGGGTCTTGCCAAAAGGGTTCATGGAGGCGATTAAGGGAAGAGGGGTTGTCCACTCGGGATGGGTCCAACAACAACTTATATTGGCACACGAGAGTGTGGGTTGTTGCATTTGCCACTCTGGGTTTAGTTCCATTATGGAAGCTTTGATGAACGATTGCCAGTTGGTGTTGCTGCCATTGAAGGGTGACCAGTTCTTGAACGCCAAGCTGGTGGCTGGGGACATGAAGGCGGGTGTGGAAGTGAGTAGGAGAGAGGAGGATGGGTATTTCTCCAAGGAAAATATTAAGGAGGCTGTGGAGACTGTGATGGTGGATGTAGACAAGGAAGCAGGCGTTTCCATAAGACAGAATCACATGAAATGGAAGGACTTTCTGCTGAATGCAGAGATACAGGACAAGCTTATTTCGAATTTGGTTGAACAGTTGAAAGCTATGGCGTAG